One window of Dermacentor andersoni chromosome 7, qqDerAnde1_hic_scaffold, whole genome shotgun sequence genomic DNA carries:
- the LOC126535425 gene encoding uncharacterized protein, producing the protein MASLIQIRWCMMQQKKDASTDGNWKRDCGFRGFESLKEKQEALQYLCGATLQVFCLLLNMLPPPRYRCNAMSSKDKLCLFLAKLRLGITYSALGAVFSVTPTTASTVFRQTLRILSIALKNWIFMPSREIIKLSLPDPFKESYPNCTLIIDCTEIRTDTPSNPDCQHMLYSHYKGAYTLKVLVGIIPNGMISFISKVYGGRHTDSFITQDSGFLQLLKPGDLILSDKGFPSIRTTVEGSGAVLLMPPFNSGGGQLSAHDMEITYKIASVRIHLERVIQRLIIYHILRNRDPLSLVPHMNKVISVCAAPVNMQAPIIKK; encoded by the coding sequence GGAAGCGAGACTGTGGATTTCGGGGCTTTGAGTCTCTAAAGGAAAAGCAAGAGGCACTACAATATTTGTGTGGTGCGACCCTGCAAGTTTTCTGCCTTCTTTTGAACATGTTGCCACCACCAAGGTACAGGTGCAATGCGATGTCAAGTAAAGACAAGCTGTGCTTGTTCCTGGCCAAGCTGCGTCTTGGGATAACGTACAGTGCCCTAGGAGCAGTATTTAGTGTTACACCCACAACAGCATCAACCGTGTTTAGGCAAACGCTTCGTATTCTGAGCATTGCCCTGAAGAACTGGATCTTCATGCCTTCCCGGGAAATaatcaagctttctttgcctgacCCATTTAAAGAAAGCTATCCAAATTGCACCTTAATAATAGACTGCACAGAGATCCGCACAGACACACCCTCAAATCCTGATTGTCAGCACATGCTGTATTCACATTACAAAGGAGCATACACACTGAAGGTCTTAGTAGGCATAATTCCTAATGGCATGATAAGTTTCATATCCAAGGTATACGGAGGACGACACACTGATTCGTTCATAACACAAGACTCTGGCTTCCTGCAGCTTCTCAAACCAGGGGACCTAATTTTAAGTGACAAAGGATTTCCAAGCATCCGAACAACTGTAGAGGGGAGTGGTGCGGTGCTGCTCATGCCGCCTTTTAATTCAGGAGGCGGTCAACTGTCTGCACATGACATGGAGATTACATACAAGATTGCTTCTGTGCGCATCCATCTAGAAAGAGTAATCCAAAGGTTGATAATTTATCATATTCTAAGGAACAGAGATCCGCTAAGCCTGGTCCCACACATGAACAAAGTCATTTCAGTATGTGCTGCCCCTGTGAACATGCAGGCACCCATAATCAAGAAATAA